AATCGATCTGTCCTGTCGTCTAATGGATATGCTCAATCTGGCATACACTATATGGAACGGAAGGTTGGGTGCATATGAACTCTCGTCTAAAACAATCCTTATATAGATTATTTACCGTCTGCATCGTGATCGGATTAATGGGATGCAGCAAAGCGGAACAGAATGATAATGCCGTCCGGACTGACCGGGCTATCAAGCAACCTGCAGCCACGGAAGCCGTTGAGAAAAGCTCTGATCAGGATGCTCTCATACATAAATTCAAGACGGTGGTCAGCACGGCAAAGGAAGCTTCCGATATCGTATCCTTCCTGAACGAGAATTTGAACAAAGCAGGGCAGAATAATGCGGACCAGATGGTAAGGGAGCTGTACGCCTTTTACGCGAAGGATCTGCAGACTTCCCAGGAAGCCTTTTTTGGCGATAATGTTCAAAATGTGCTGACGGAGATGGATTGGCCGATTACCTCAGCGAACGCAGCGTCTATTACCGACGAAGCGATCAGGCAGCTTGTGGTGACCAAGCTGTCCGGCGGTTACAAGCTGGTATGGGTAGAAGGAACCATCTATCCGATCGTGGACTACAGCAACCAGCAGAAATACAGCATGTATCTGTCCAAGCCGTTAAACAGCTATATCGCCTTGAAAGCTGCGGAATCGAGCGATCCGGCTGCCATGGACGCCGGGCTTGTTATTACGTGGAACGAATTAGCGAGCAGAGCGGTGATGGCCGAGACCTTCCTGAAGCAATATGCGGATTCCCCGGAATATACGGAGGTCGAGAGTATCTATCTGGATACTTATTTGAGAATGTATATAAACGGACTTTCGAATACGCCCATTTTCGATTCAAGCAATTTGAAGCTGATGCCGGAAGTGAAATCAAGCTATCTAAAGGTCGCAACGGAAAATCCGGATACCGTTACCGGCATTATGGCGAGCCGGTTCTTGGAGATATTGGCGAAGTCGGGTGATGTTGCTATGATGCGCGGGCCTGCTGGAACGCAGCTGCTGCCAGAGGTGAAGGAATTCCAGAAAAACTACCGCCAGACGGCTCTAAAGCTGTTGAAGGAAGCCTGAAGCGCATCCAAAAAACGACAAAATTATTTTGCGTTCCGCATCTATTTCAAGTATGATTGGATGTAACATAATTGAACCAGAAGGAGTAGGACATGAACTCGAAAACTAGTCATTGTAAAATTGTCGATTGTACGATCCGCGACGGCGGACTTGTGAACAACTGGGATTTCAGCGTTGAATTCGTTCAACATCTCTATAATACATTGAACGAAGCCGGCGTAGACTATATGGAAATCGGCTACAAAAACTCGCCTAAGCTGCTGAAAGGCGCCGATACGGCTGGCCCTTGGCGTTTCCTGGATGACAACTTCCTGAAGCAAGTCATCCCTAACAAAGGCAATACCAAGCTGTCCGCTCTTGTCGATATCGGTCGCGTAGACGAGAATGACATCTTGCCGCGCAGCGAGAGCCTTCTCGACCTCATCCGCGTAGCCTGCTACATCCAGGATGTAGACAAAGCTCTTCAATTGGTTCAACTGTTCCATGAACGCGGATACGAAACAACCCTTAACATCATGGCACTCTCCAACGTTATGGAGAACCAGCTGATTGAGGCTTTCGAACTGATCAAGGAAAGCGTAGTGGACGTTGTCTACATCGTAGACTCGTACGGCAGCTTGAAGCCTAACGACTACAGCTATCTGATTGAGAAATTCCAGCATCATCTGCCTAACAAACGCCTTGGTATCCATACGCATAACAACATGCAGCTTGCCTTCGCAAACACGCTGCTTGCTGCGGAAAAAGGCGTAGAGCTGCTTGATGCTTCCGTATACGGCATGGGCCGCGCTGCAGGCAACTGCAACACGGAGCTGCTTGTCGCTAACCTTCAAAATGCGAAATACAATGTGCGTCCGGTTCTCGACATGATCGAGAAATACATGATTCCTCTCCGCGAGAAGGAAGAGTGGGGCTACATTATTCCTTACATGATCACGGGCATGCTGGATGAGCATCCACGCTCGGCTATGGCGCTTCGCGATTCCGAAGACAAAGATAAATGCGTTGACTTCTACGATCGTCTGACGACTCCGGAAGTCGCTCATAGCAAATAATGGTGGGGCTGCCTTAGTTTAAGGCAGCCTTTTAATTTGCGGGAGGAGTTCTATGCTCAGGTCGGGGTAATGCTCAGGACATGAGATGTATCGCCTTCGGCACACCGAATTGTGATCGGAGCAGTTCGCCCGATAACAATTCGGTGCTGCTGTTGCCAATCTGAATATTTGAATTTACTCGGCTAACGAGTATTCAGATTGGCAAAGGCAGACGCTGCGCTCCTCCAGGAGATACATCTCACTCTCTTCGCACCCTCTCTTCGCACTCTTCCCACAAAGGGGGCTGCCTTAATAATAGGCAGCCCCTTTGTGGTTGGGGCGTGGAGGCGCCTGGTGGTTTTCAGGCGCCGGGCCGGGACAAAAGCATAAAGTGCGACTTGCGGCAAAGCAGACTTTTTCCGAGCCTGTAGGTTGCTCCAAAAGAAAAAAAGAAACTTATGGAATGCTAACGAAACGTAGTATCGTTATTTGATCTAAATTGACCGGTTTGAAGATCTAACGAAACTACATAACGTTATTTGCTTATTTTGAAGGGAATACGAGGGCAAATCGGGTGAATAGCGTTATCAGGTTTCGTTAGAATGCGCGAGGCAGTCATTTTGAGTAAATAAGGTTACCAGGTTTCGTTAGAGATGAAGTGTGAGTTGCGAGGAGCAGCTTAGGGGGGTGGAAGTGACCCTTAGTCCTTTGTGCTTGGGAATGGAGAAGGCAAGTGAAGAGAGGTAAGTTAGGGATGAAAGGACAGATAGACAAGCACAAAGGGAAAGTGAATAGAGGCGAGGAAAGACAAAAAGAAAGGAGCTGCTGGAAACAGCAGCCCCTTCTAGGCGGGACGGGATCTTATAACGTTTTTTTCATGGTAACGTGTGGGATGCCCTCTTCCAGAAATACGTCGGAGACGGTATTGTAGCCGAGCTTGGAGTAGAAGGCTTCGGCATGCGTCTGGCCGTTAAGCTTCGCTTCCTTGAGGCCGTCTTCGCGGGCAACAGACTCAAGTGCTTCGACAACAGCGCGGCCAAGTCCGTATTTGCGGTGGGAAGCAAGGACGCAAATGCGCTGAAGCTTAGCTACTCCGTCAACTACTCTTACGCGGCCCGCAGCAACCGGCTCATCGTTGTAGTGGACCAGGACATGCTTGGACGATTCCTCGAATTCGTCGTATTCGTTCTCGGCTGGTACGCCTTGCTCGTCCACAAAAACTTTTTTGCGGATGTCGTAGACCGCCTGCAGATCTTGTTCATTGGTAACCAATCTTGAAGTAATTGTCATGTTGTTCTCGTTCTCCTTCCATATGTACAAGAAGCTTAGGATTCGCGCAGCTCGCCGTCGCCCCGGATAGCAGCGGCCTGATGAGGCTCGTTAGGATGCAAATAGGCTGTACCGTTAAAGGCTCGTCCGTCGGCTGCCGTTGCGTATAATTCGACCCGGATATCCTCGCTTTGCCCAAACCACTGAAGCAGCTCGGTATCTTTTACTCCGTTAACGTCCACGTACCATAGCCTCGAACCGTAATCCGACACCAGCACAAGCTCAGCGGATTGGAACAGAAGCTCCTTCATCTGCTGCTGGTATACAATCTCAATGCCTTTAAGTTGAATAGTTTCCATTATTGCAGCCCTCCATGAACTGGCATAAAACGGCCTGATATTCAGCCGGGATGCCTGCTTTTGATTGTAATGTTGATTGCCTGTTAATGCAACAATCCCCCAAGTCTCTGCGTCTAATTAGAAAATAAAGGGGGTTATGGAAAATGATAAAAAATCAGGCGAAAAGCAAGCTCATGTCCATGATCATTTCAATGGTTGTTATCTTGCTTATTCTGGCCGGCTGTTCGTCTAACCGGAACAATAACGCGGCCGACCGGGCAGCTCCGGATCGCGGGACGGAGAGCAGCAAAGCCGAATCTTCAGCGGATGGCCTGGGTAACCGGGTTGAGGATAGGGCTGTTGAGCCCGAATCGCACCGGGAAGAGGTGCGCCGTCAAGGGCGGACCGACGCGCCTATCCAGGCAGGCCAGCTAACCGCCGGCGAGTGGGATGATCTTGCCGCGTGGGAACGGTTCAATAACTTGCTTAACGGCTATGAAGGCAGTGGCAGCTCCGCATATTGGGGCTTTGAATATTTTAACCGGCTGGAAGTATCGGTGACCTCTGACGGCCGTGCTGTATCCGATGCGAGGGTAAGGCTTATCGGGGAGCAGAATCAGACGGTCTGGGAAGCCAAGACAAATGCCGAGGGGAATGCATTTGTATTCGCGGGATTGTTCAAGGATAACGGGCAGCAAAATCAGAGAACGCGTTATTCGGTTGAAGTAATGGCCGACCAGCAGAAGAAAAAGGTATCCAACATCGAGGTGCCCGGTCAAGGAGCCCTGAAGGTAGACCTCGACGGTGAACTGCCAGCCTCGAATCAGGTAGACGTCATGTTTGTGATGGACACAACCGGCTCCATGCAAGACGAGATGGATTATTTGGAAGCCGAGCTGAACGATGTGATTACCAGGGTTGGCGAGAAGCATGCCAATCAGCTGGATATCCGGATGAGCACGAATTTTTACCGGGATATTCATGATGATTATGTCGTGAAGGCGAATCCTTTTACAACCCATATCGATCAGGCGGTAAAGCTTATTGCGATGCAAAAAGCACAAGGCGGCGGTGATTATCCGGAAGCGGTAGAGCAGGCCATGCGCAACGCGGTCAGCGATCATAAGTGGAGCGAGAACGCGCGGGCAAGGCTTCTGTTTCTTGTGCTGGATGCACCGCCTCATCACGAGACCCAAATTATCCAGGAGATGCACAGCGTAATTGCAGACGCGGCAAAGGCGGGGATTCGCATTATCCCGGTTGCTTCAAGCGGCGTTGATGCGGATACGGAATATTTGCTGCGGTTTGCGGCCGTCGCAACCGGTGGCACTTATCTGTTCTTGACCGACGACAGCGGCATTGGCAGTGATCATCTGGAACCGGCCGTAGGCGAATACGAGACAAAGCTGCTTAATGATCTGCTGGTTGAAGTCATCAACCGGTACGTGCAATAAGATAAAGGATAAAACCCCTATTTGGTCCTGTTGGATCAGATAGGGGCTTCGTGTTAATATGGGGAAAACCATTTTTGGAAGGCCAATGGAAACGAGAGAAAAAGGAGAGAAGCAAATGGTTCGATCACTTATTTTCGATATGGACGGCACCTTATTTCAGACCGATAAGATTCTGGAGATCTCGCTTGAGGATGCTTATAACCGATTGAGATCCCTTCATAAGTGGGATAATGAAACGCCAATTGAAAAATACCGCGAAATTATGGGCGTGCCTTTGCCGAAAGTATGGGAAGCGTTGCTGCCCGATCATTCCATGGCGGATAGGGAAGAGACGGATGCTTACTTTCTGCAAAGATTAATTCATAATATCAATAGCGGAAAAGGAGCTTTGTATCCTCATGTCGAGGAGGTTTTTCGATATCTCAAGGAGCAGCGTTGTTCCATTTACATAGCAAGTAACGGGCTGACGGAGTATTTGAAGGCGATTGTGCGTTACTACCAGTTAGATCGATGGGTGACGGAGACGTTCAGCATTGAGCAAATTGATTCTTTAAATAAATCCGACCTGGTTCAAACGATTATGGAGAAGTTTGGAATATCGCATGCGGCAGTAGTAGGCGACAGGTTATCGGATATCCGCGCGGCAAAAGACAATGGTTTGACGGCGGTAGGTTGTCACTTTGATTTTGCGCGGGAGGATGAACTTGTCCAGGCTGATTACGTTATTCATGATCTAAACGAGCTAAAAGCATTAATAGATAGGATATAGCGCATGAAAGGGAATTGTCTGAACAAAAGAGCAGAGCCGGAGGTGCTAATCATGTCTGTTCACGTAACACCGCTTGGCGACCGCGCGCTTGTCCTCCAGCAGGATACGCAGGGAGCGAACGGATGGAAGCAGATGGCCGACCTTGCATGGACGTTGAAGCAGCAAGCCGAAGCTTGGGTGATTGATATTGTACCGGCTTACGAGACGGTTACCGTCCTGTATGATCCTGCTATGTTGTGGCGGGAGATTGAGCAAGGGCCGGAGGCTGACGTTCTGCTGCCTTATCACCTCGCGGAACGGAAGCTGCGGAGTTTGATCGAGAATGGAAAAGCAGCCTCGGAACGGGGAGGTAAAGGCCGCAGATTTGATCTTCCTGTGTATTATGGAGGTCAATACGGTCCGGACCTGGGGGAGTCAGCCGAACGTTCGGGGCTGACGGCGGCGGAGTTCGTCGAGGAGCATTCCAGGGTGGAGTATACCGTGGCGATGATTGGATTTATGCCGGGTTTTCCGTATATGGGCGGGCTGCCGGAGAAGCTAGAGCAGCCGCGAAAGGCCGTACCGCGTTCTATTGTCCCGGCAGGGTCTGTGGGAATTGCGGGGAAACAGACCGGGATTTATCCGCTTGCTTCGCCAGGTGGCTGGCAGATAATCGGCTATACGCCGATCTGCATGTTTGATAAGGAACGCAGTGAGCCTGTGCTGCTTCGCGCGGGCGACCGCGTCCGCTTTATTCCCGTAACCGGAGGTGACATCCGATAATGACGGATCGAAGCATAAACGGGAGTACCGTAAACAAAAGCGAAGCGGAGAGCTTCCGGGGAATGAAGGTGTTAAAACCCGGCCTGTCGACTACGATTCAGGATTCGGGGAGAGAAGGCTACCGTTCCTCGGGCATTTCTGCCGGAGGGGCGATGGACCGGTATGCGCTGCGGATGGCCAACCTTCTGGTGGGCAATGAGGAAGGGGAAGCGGGACTTGAGGTAACGCTTATCGGACCTGAGCTGGAGGTGGATACGGATCTTCTTATTTCCGTTTGCGGAGCTTATCTGGAGCCAACCATTGATGGAGAAGAGCTGCCGATGTGGCGGCCGGTCTTTGTTCCGCGCGGCGCGGTGCTGCGCTTTGGCCGCGCCGTAAGCGGCTGCCGCGCCTACGTGGCGGCAGCGGGAGGCTTTGGCGTGCCGCGCGAGCTTGGCAGCCGCAGCACGGACGTGCGCGCCGCGCTGGGCGGGCTCGCCGGGCGGCGCCTTGCCGCCGGCGACGCCTTGCCCTGCGGCGCGGCGCAGGGCACAGCTGCCCCGTCCCGGTGGGCAGCCGCATGGGCAACGGCGCTGTCGCGGCTGGGCGAAGCCTCCGCCGCGACAGCGCCGGAAGGCGCGGGCCGCCGCCTGCCGTGGGCGGCCGCGCCATGGTTCGCGCCGCCGGGTGCCTACGGCGGCGGCGACGGCGAAGACGGCATCGTGCTTCGCGCGATGCCGGGGAGCGAGCACGGGCAGTTCAGCGCAGCTGCCCGTGAAGCGCTCTTCCGGGAGCGGTATACCGTCGCTCCCGCCTCGGACCGCATGGGGTGCCGCCTGATCGGCACCCCGCTGGCAAGAGAGTCCCGTGCGGAGCTGCTCTCGCACGGGGTAACGCCCGGTGCCGTGCAGGTACCGCCCGGCGGCGGGCCGATCATTCTGGCCGCCGACTGCCAGACAACCGGCGGCTATCCCAAAATCGCGCATGTCGCTACGGTCGACATGCCGCTCGCGGCCCAGGCGAAACCGGGTGATACGATCCGGTTCCAGCCTGTTACCTTAGACGAAGCGCAGCGGCTGGATCGCCGGCGCGAGCAGGATATCCGCTATCTGGCCGCCGCGATCCGAAGCCGCTGGCCTTAAATACCGAAAGGAGACATAAGCATGGTTCATCGCGCGGTTGATCTCAACTGTGATTTCGGAGAAGGCTACGGCAGCT
This region of Paenibacillus sp. JDR-2 genomic DNA includes:
- a CDS encoding aldolase catalytic domain-containing protein, whose amino-acid sequence is MNSKTSHCKIVDCTIRDGGLVNNWDFSVEFVQHLYNTLNEAGVDYMEIGYKNSPKLLKGADTAGPWRFLDDNFLKQVIPNKGNTKLSALVDIGRVDENDILPRSESLLDLIRVACYIQDVDKALQLVQLFHERGYETTLNIMALSNVMENQLIEAFELIKESVVDVVYIVDSYGSLKPNDYSYLIEKFQHHLPNKRLGIHTHNNMQLAFANTLLAAEKGVELLDASVYGMGRAAGNCNTELLVANLQNAKYNVRPVLDMIEKYMIPLREKEEWGYIIPYMITGMLDEHPRSAMALRDSEDKDKCVDFYDRLTTPEVAHSK
- a CDS encoding GNAT family N-acetyltransferase — encoded protein: MTITSRLVTNEQDLQAVYDIRKKVFVDEQGVPAENEYDEFEESSKHVLVHYNDEPVAAGRVRVVDGVAKLQRICVLASHRKYGLGRAVVEALESVAREDGLKEAKLNGQTHAEAFYSKLGYNTVSDVFLEEGIPHVTMKKTL
- a CDS encoding VWA domain-containing protein produces the protein MIKNQAKSKLMSMIISMVVILLILAGCSSNRNNNAADRAAPDRGTESSKAESSADGLGNRVEDRAVEPESHREEVRRQGRTDAPIQAGQLTAGEWDDLAAWERFNNLLNGYEGSGSSAYWGFEYFNRLEVSVTSDGRAVSDARVRLIGEQNQTVWEAKTNAEGNAFVFAGLFKDNGQQNQRTRYSVEVMADQQKKKVSNIEVPGQGALKVDLDGELPASNQVDVMFVMDTTGSMQDEMDYLEAELNDVITRVGEKHANQLDIRMSTNFYRDIHDDYVVKANPFTTHIDQAVKLIAMQKAQGGGDYPEAVEQAMRNAVSDHKWSENARARLLFLVLDAPPHHETQIIQEMHSVIADAAKAGIRIIPVASSGVDADTEYLLRFAAVATGGTYLFLTDDSGIGSDHLEPAVGEYETKLLNDLLVEVINRYVQ
- the pxpB gene encoding 5-oxoprolinase subunit PxpB, which gives rise to MSVHVTPLGDRALVLQQDTQGANGWKQMADLAWTLKQQAEAWVIDIVPAYETVTVLYDPAMLWREIEQGPEADVLLPYHLAERKLRSLIENGKAASERGGKGRRFDLPVYYGGQYGPDLGESAERSGLTAAEFVEEHSRVEYTVAMIGFMPGFPYMGGLPEKLEQPRKAVPRSIVPAGSVGIAGKQTGIYPLASPGGWQIIGYTPICMFDKERSEPVLLRAGDRVRFIPVTGGDIR
- a CDS encoding biotin-dependent carboxyltransferase family protein — protein: MKVLKPGLSTTIQDSGREGYRSSGISAGGAMDRYALRMANLLVGNEEGEAGLEVTLIGPELEVDTDLLISVCGAYLEPTIDGEELPMWRPVFVPRGAVLRFGRAVSGCRAYVAAAGGFGVPRELGSRSTDVRAALGGLAGRRLAAGDALPCGAAQGTAAPSRWAAAWATALSRLGEASAATAPEGAGRRLPWAAAPWFAPPGAYGGGDGEDGIVLRAMPGSEHGQFSAAAREALFRERYTVAPASDRMGCRLIGTPLARESRAELLSHGVTPGAVQVPPGGGPIILAADCQTTGGYPKIAHVATVDMPLAAQAKPGDTIRFQPVTLDEAQRLDRRREQDIRYLAAAIRSRWP